Sequence from the Pseudomonas frederiksbergensis genome:
TTGCCTCGCTGGCCAAGTCATTCGGGGCCAGCGGTGGGCTGGCCATGTTCGGCAACGAACGGCACAAGACGCTCGTACAACGCTACGGCGGCCCGACCAATTGGTCGCAGAGCCTCAACTCGGCGGCTATTGGCGCAGGCATGGCCTCGATCCGCTTGCATCGCAGCCAAGAATTCCATGCCCTGCAAGAGCGCTTGCAGGCTAATATCCGCTTCTTCGACAGCCTCATCCGCACCGAACAGTATGCAAGCCCCATGGCGATCCGGCTGGTGCGCTGCGGTGAGGCAGCCCTGGCCACCCGGCTGGCGGTCGAGCTGGCCGACCTGGGGTATTTCACTTCAGCGGTATTTTTCCCGGTGGTCCCCCAAGACAAGGCCGCGATCCGCATCACCCTGCGGGCCGACATGGAGCCGGAGGTGATTCGTTCCTTCTGCGAACGGCTCACCGATCTTTTGGTAGCCAACGGACGTGACATCTGTTCTTGAAACGAGCCCTTGATGAAAAACCGTACAACGCTGATCGTCACTTGCACCACGGTCTTCCTGGCACAGCTGGGCATGAGCATTTACCTACCGGCCCTGCCGGACATTGCCCAGGCCCTGGGCGCGGATGCGTCCCGAGTGTCGTGGGGCTTGTCGGTGTACCTGATCGGCATGGCCCTGCCGATGCTGATGTGGGGCAGCCTGAGCCAGCGCATCGGGCGCAAGCCTGTGCTGTTGGCGGCATTGACGCTGTACGGTTTGGGGAACCTGGCGTTGCCGCTGGGCACGACGATCGAAACGTTCCTGGCGTTCAGGTTGATCCAGGGCATCGGCGCCAGCGGCATTTCGGTGATGGCACGGGTGTTGATCCGTGACAGCTTCAGCGGCGACCTGCTGGCCAAGGCCTTGTCCTGGATATCGATTGCCTTTGTGGTTGCCCTCGGCATCGGCCAATACCTCGGCTCGCTGATCCAGGCTGTGTTTGGGTGGGAAGCGATTTTTCTCGGTTTGGGCGCGGCCAGCCTGGTCATGGCCGCCGCCGTGTCAACGGCAACATTCCCGGTGCTTGCCGAAGGTAGCAACGGACAATCAGCGTGGCGGATCTATGGACGGATACTCCAGCATCGCGGTTTTCTGTTACCAGCTTTGGCGGGCGGCTTGGGCTACGGCGTCATCATCGCCTTCAATACCGCCGCGCCGCTGATTCTGCAGGAGAGCTTCCACTGGTCGCCCATCGAGTACGGGCTGCTGGGCTGGCCGATCAGCGCGGCGTATCTGCTGGGCGCGCTCGCGGTGAACGCTTTTGTGCTGCGAACGGGCCAGCGGCGGCTGATGGGCTGGGGCATCGCCTTGGTAGTGGGCGGCAGCGCGACCATGCTGGCAGGAAGCGTTTCACTGAGCAGCGTCGCGCTTGTGTTCTGGTTGCCGTACTGCTTCGCGGTGTTTGGCCAGTCGCTGAACTATCCAATCAGCCTGTCGCTGGCAAACGAAGGCTCGCCGATCGCCGGCGCTTACGCCATGGCATTGAGCGGGTTCCTGCACCAGCTGATGGCTTCGGTGATCGGTGCCATGGCCAGCCTGTTGTTGAGTCAACAGGCCTGGCCACTGGCGGTGCTGTGCACGTTGTTAGCGGTGGCGGCGATGCTGTGCGCAAGGTTCACGCCGCCCCGGGTCGCTTAGAAAGCGCTGCGGAAAATTTCCTCGATTTGCCGCTGGTCCGCCGCCCGCGGGTTGGTCAGGCCGCATGCGTCCTTCAGGGCATTGGCAGCCAGCACCGGCACGTCATTGAGGCGCATGCCCAACTCCCGCAAGCCTGCTGGAATATCCACGTCCACGGCCAGGCTGCGAATCGCCGCGATGGCGGCCTGCGCGCCTTCTTCAGGGCTGAACCCGCGAATATCGGCGCCCATGGCGTGGGCTACGTCCGTCAGCCGGACGGCACATACCATGGCATTGAAACTCTGCACATGGGGCAGCAATACGGCGTTGCATACACCATGGGGCAAGTCATAGAAGCCGCCCAACTGGTGCGCCATCGCATGCACGAAACCCAGCGAAGCATTATTGAATGCCATCCCCGCGAGAAACTGTGCGTAAGCCATATTCTCCCGCGCCGACAAATCGTTGCCGTCACGCACGGCCAGACGCAGGTTGTTGCTGATCAATGTAATCGCCTTAAGGGCACAGGCGTCGGTGATGGGCGTGGCGGCCGTGGAGACATAAGCCTCGATCGCGTGAGTCAACGCATCCATGCCGGTGGCGGCGGTCAAGCCCTTGGGCATCGCCACCATCAGGGCCGGGTCATTGACCGACATCAGCGGCGTTACGTTACGGTCGACGATGGCCATTTTCACGTGGCGCGTATCGTCGGTGATGATGCAGAAACGGGTCATTTCACTGGCGGTGCCCGCCGTGGTGTTGATGGCAATCAAGGGCAGCTGCGGCTTGCTGGAACGATCGACGCCTTCGTAGTCGCGGATCTGTCCACCGTTGGTCGCGCACAGCGCGATGCCCTTGGCGCAGTCATGGGGGGAGCCGCCGCCCAGCGACACGATGAAATCGCATCGGCTTTCTTTCAGCAAACCGAGCCCGAGTTCGACGTTGGCAATGCTCGGGTTGGGCTTGGCACCGTCGTAGATCACCGCGTCGACGTCCTGGATCGCCAGCAACTCGGCCACTTTGGTGGCAACACCGGCCTTCGCCAACCCAACGTCGGTGACGATGAGCGCCTTGCGAAAACCGTAGTTGCGGATGGCGGTCATCGCCTCGTCGAGGCAACCCAGGCCCATGATGTTCACGGCTGGAATGAAAAAAGTGCTGCTCATGGGGACACGCTCCTGAAAGAGGCCGAATCGGCAGGGGCGTACAGGATTGACCGACTGGTCACGACGTATCTTGATCTGGCTCAAGACTGGGTCGTGATAAAGTCACGCCCTGCCTTTGCC
This genomic interval carries:
- a CDS encoding multidrug effflux MFS transporter; protein product: MKNRTTLIVTCTTVFLAQLGMSIYLPALPDIAQALGADASRVSWGLSVYLIGMALPMLMWGSLSQRIGRKPVLLAALTLYGLGNLALPLGTTIETFLAFRLIQGIGASGISVMARVLIRDSFSGDLLAKALSWISIAFVVALGIGQYLGSLIQAVFGWEAIFLGLGAASLVMAAAVSTATFPVLAEGSNGQSAWRIYGRILQHRGFLLPALAGGLGYGVIIAFNTAAPLILQESFHWSPIEYGLLGWPISAAYLLGALAVNAFVLRTGQRRLMGWGIALVVGGSATMLAGSVSLSSVALVFWLPYCFAVFGQSLNYPISLSLANEGSPIAGAYAMALSGFLHQLMASVIGAMASLLLSQQAWPLAVLCTLLAVAAMLCARFTPPRVA
- the yiaY gene encoding L-threonine dehydrogenase; its protein translation is MSSTFFIPAVNIMGLGCLDEAMTAIRNYGFRKALIVTDVGLAKAGVATKVAELLAIQDVDAVIYDGAKPNPSIANVELGLGLLKESRCDFIVSLGGGSPHDCAKGIALCATNGGQIRDYEGVDRSSKPQLPLIAINTTAGTASEMTRFCIITDDTRHVKMAIVDRNVTPLMSVNDPALMVAMPKGLTAATGMDALTHAIEAYVSTAATPITDACALKAITLISNNLRLAVRDGNDLSARENMAYAQFLAGMAFNNASLGFVHAMAHQLGGFYDLPHGVCNAVLLPHVQSFNAMVCAVRLTDVAHAMGADIRGFSPEEGAQAAIAAIRSLAVDVDIPAGLRELGMRLNDVPVLAANALKDACGLTNPRAADQRQIEEIFRSAF